Proteins encoded in a region of the Mucilaginibacter sabulilitoris genome:
- a CDS encoding outer membrane beta-barrel family protein codes for MKRFYIFIALFCFAVSAKAQFGVGGGGPTTTGRISGTVVDSLTKKPMDYTTVGLYRSGGKSPITGVLTDEKGNFKLDNVKPGNYKLVISFIGYPSKTVEPVTTTASKPDNKLGQIFIAPSAKSLKEVSVVGQAPLIENKIDKIVYNAEKDLTAAGGNATDVLQKVPMVAVDINGNVSVRGDQNVRVLINGKPSGATSASLSDVLKTIPADQIKSIEVVTSPSAKYDAEGSGGIINIITKQKNVSGISGSVSGGVGTRQNNGNVNLNYNKNRFSLGINAGGNLTWPQTSLTTFDQVLKDADGNPTIHNFNNSSSRIKRHGAIGSVTLGYEFNAFNSINSTFRLNDGGFNIDGSGINNIDNFISPIQYTSTTGSHNHFGGFDWNLDYTHKFKKEGHELTVSGQWSHSDITTDFSNLFSAVNPSQTGGNNGKNNEYTFQADYTLPISKLLKLEAGGKTIQRRINSNYDIFNIDTLDNKEVRDSLNSNLYDYNQNVYAGYTVLTFSLPKSWSILAGGRVENTRIKGDPQNPFQDVNSGIYQNLQPFSASYTTFIPSLTLQKQFGNQTLKLSYSKRIQRPSLQFLNPFINRSNVQNQTVGNPNLSPEISQTIELGYNTFIKSSVLNFSVYYKRTSNLIEGIASPLTEVIRGDTIQGTRTTYSNVGNNKSFGASFFGSVNPIKALTIRASINGFTYSPTPEGVFADNSSATGTYFQYSAFASASYQFKGNFVAELFGFNNSSRRTIQGTNPAFGIYAFGVKKQFLDKKLSIGFNTVQPFARDKHFDQNINSRAFSQTSSTAFPFRSFGITFSYSFGKLNFSNPNQQKKGINNDDQKQGDQNGGQGAPTGGR; via the coding sequence ATGAAACGTTTTTACATATTTATAGCACTTTTTTGTTTTGCAGTTTCTGCAAAAGCCCAGTTTGGTGTCGGCGGCGGCGGACCAACCACAACGGGCCGTATATCGGGTACGGTGGTCGACTCACTTACCAAAAAACCAATGGATTATACCACAGTAGGTTTATACCGTAGCGGCGGTAAATCGCCCATTACCGGCGTATTGACCGACGAAAAGGGGAATTTTAAACTGGATAATGTAAAGCCAGGCAATTACAAATTAGTGATATCATTTATAGGTTATCCGTCAAAAACGGTTGAACCTGTAACTACTACCGCTTCAAAACCTGATAACAAATTAGGACAGATTTTTATAGCACCCAGCGCAAAATCGCTGAAGGAAGTTAGTGTGGTTGGTCAGGCCCCGCTTATTGAAAATAAGATAGACAAGATAGTTTACAACGCCGAAAAAGACCTTACCGCTGCAGGTGGTAACGCTACTGACGTATTGCAGAAAGTACCTATGGTTGCTGTTGATATTAACGGTAACGTATCTGTACGTGGTGATCAAAATGTGCGTGTATTGATCAACGGCAAGCCTTCAGGCGCTACATCGGCCAGTTTATCTGATGTGTTGAAAACCATCCCTGCCGATCAGATCAAGAGCATTGAGGTAGTAACTTCACCATCGGCCAAGTACGATGCTGAAGGTTCGGGCGGTATCATTAACATCATCACCAAGCAAAAAAATGTATCGGGCATCAGTGGTTCGGTAAGCGGTGGTGTGGGTACCCGTCAAAATAATGGTAACGTTAACTTAAATTATAACAAAAACCGCTTTAGCTTAGGCATTAACGCGGGTGGTAACTTAACCTGGCCGCAAACATCGTTAACCACTTTTGATCAGGTTTTGAAAGATGCTGATGGCAATCCAACCATACATAACTTCAACAATTCCAGCAGCCGTATTAAAAGGCATGGTGCCATAGGCTCGGTGACTCTGGGTTACGAGTTTAACGCCTTTAACAGCATTAACAGTACTTTCAGGCTTAATGACGGAGGGTTTAATATTGATGGGAGCGGCATTAATAATATTGACAACTTTATTTCGCCTATACAATATACAAGTACAACGGGATCGCATAACCACTTTGGCGGTTTTGACTGGAACCTTGATTATACCCACAAATTTAAAAAGGAAGGCCATGAGCTTACCGTCTCGGGTCAGTGGAGCCATAGCGATATTACTACCGATTTTAGCAACTTATTTAGCGCTGTTAACCCAAGTCAGACTGGTGGTAATAACGGTAAAAATAATGAGTACACTTTCCAGGCCGATTATACTTTGCCGATAAGTAAATTATTGAAATTAGAGGCCGGCGGTAAAACCATACAGCGCCGCATCAATAGTAATTACGATATATTTAATATAGATACTTTAGATAATAAGGAAGTACGCGATTCATTAAACTCAAACCTGTATGATTATAACCAGAACGTGTATGCGGGCTATACTGTGTTAACATTTTCTCTGCCAAAAAGCTGGTCGATATTAGCAGGCGGCCGGGTGGAAAACACCAGGATCAAAGGCGACCCGCAGAACCCTTTTCAGGACGTAAACAGTGGGATATATCAGAATCTGCAACCGTTTTCTGCCAGCTACACTACCTTTATCCCGAGCTTAACCTTGCAAAAGCAGTTTGGTAACCAAACGCTTAAATTATCTTACAGCAAGCGTATTCAAAGGCCAAGCCTGCAGTTTTTAAATCCGTTCATCAACCGCAGCAACGTGCAAAATCAAACAGTAGGTAACCCTAATTTATCGCCGGAGATTTCACAAACAATTGAGTTGGGTTATAATACCTTCATTAAATCATCTGTACTTAACTTTTCGGTTTATTATAAAAGAACCAGTAACCTGATAGAAGGTATCGCGTCGCCATTAACTGAGGTAATACGCGGCGATACTATTCAGGGTACCCGTACCACCTATTCAAACGTTGGTAACAACAAATCATTCGGCGCCAGCTTCTTCGGATCGGTAAATCCAATAAAGGCTTTAACTATACGTGCAAGCATTAACGGTTTCACTTACAGCCCAACGCCCGAAGGTGTTTTTGCTGATAACTCATCAGCAACCGGTACCTATTTCCAGTACTCGGCTTTTGCAAGCGCCTCGTACCAGTTTAAAGGGAATTTTGTGGCTGAGTTGTTTGGCTTTAACAACTCATCGCGCAGAACTATACAAGGTACCAACCCAGCCTTTGGCATATATGCCTTTGGTGTAAAAAAACAATTCCTGGATAAAAAACTGTCTATTGGCTTTAATACTGTACAACCGTTTGCCAGAGACAAACATTTTGACCAGAATATCAACAGCCGTGCTTTTTCGCAAACAAGCTCAACGGCATTTCCGTTCCGTTCGTTTGGTATAACATTTAGCTACAGCTTCGGTAAGCTGAACTTTAGCAACCCTAACCAGCAGAAAAAAGGCATCAACAATGATGACCAGAAACAAGGCGACCAGAATGGTGGCCAGGGTGCACCAACGGGCGGCAGATAA
- a CDS encoding IS110 family RNA-guided transposase produces MEFEFFIGIDVSKNELDFAVQQGSRFLFHQEIANAPAAINTFLKELGKLPGFSLSKAIFCMEHTGIYNNHALACLHKKKAHICLEAATQIKNSLGNIRGKNDKVDAMRIAWYAYKEREGLRLWEPKREAVQQLAHLAATRLRLITVKKQLKVPLKEHASFSPGKTSKQNLQACSHSLKAIESDIARTERAIEETIKADKELTRIFKLATSVSGIGKVTAVQVIVTTNEFKDISDPKKFACYSGVAPFTDNSGKVVKKARVSHMANKKVKTLLHLAAIVAIQHNQDLKRFYQRKVLQEKKNKMSVINAVRNKLILRLFACVNQNRPYEKNYQKLVA; encoded by the coding sequence ATGGAATTTGAATTTTTCATTGGTATCGATGTGTCCAAAAACGAATTGGACTTTGCTGTTCAGCAAGGCAGCCGGTTTCTATTCCACCAGGAAATTGCTAACGCTCCGGCAGCAATCAATACATTTCTCAAGGAGTTGGGAAAACTTCCTGGGTTCAGCTTAAGCAAAGCTATTTTCTGCATGGAGCATACCGGCATTTATAACAACCATGCTTTGGCTTGCCTGCATAAAAAGAAGGCACACATTTGCTTAGAAGCGGCTACCCAGATCAAGAACTCATTAGGGAATATCCGGGGCAAGAATGACAAGGTAGATGCCATGCGTATCGCCTGGTATGCTTATAAGGAGCGGGAAGGGCTGCGCTTATGGGAGCCTAAGCGCGAAGCTGTGCAGCAACTTGCCCATCTTGCAGCTACCCGGTTACGGTTGATAACTGTTAAAAAACAATTGAAAGTGCCACTAAAAGAGCATGCGTCTTTCAGTCCCGGCAAAACCAGCAAGCAGAACCTACAAGCCTGCAGCCATTCCTTAAAGGCGATCGAAAGCGACATAGCCAGGACAGAGCGGGCTATAGAAGAAACTATTAAAGCGGACAAAGAATTAACCCGGATATTCAAACTGGCAACCTCAGTAAGCGGCATTGGCAAAGTAACTGCCGTTCAGGTCATTGTTACTACCAACGAATTCAAGGACATTAGCGACCCTAAAAAGTTCGCTTGTTATTCAGGCGTAGCACCTTTTACAGATAACTCCGGTAAGGTTGTTAAAAAGGCCAGGGTATCGCATATGGCCAACAAAAAAGTAAAAACGCTCCTACATCTTGCAGCCATAGTTGCTATACAGCATAACCAAGATCTAAAACGCTTTTACCAACGAAAGGTATTGCAGGAAAAAAAGAATAAAATGAGTGTCATTAATGCCGTTAGGAACAAACTCATATTACGCCTTTTCGCCTGCGTCAACCAAAACAGACCTTACGAAAAAAATTATCAGAAATTAGTTGCTTAA